Sequence from the Flavobacteriales bacterium genome:
CTGTGCGAGCGGCTCAAGAACTTCTCCGACATCAAGGTAACGCTGGTTTCTGTGAAGATCGATAAGGAGAACCCGCTGGGCGGTGACCCATCCGTAGAACTTGAAAAGGCCGATGTGGAGGACAAGGTGGTGATATTGGTGGATGATGTGCTGAACAGCGGCAAGACGCTGATCTATGGCATCAAATACTTTTTGGAGGTGCGATTAAAGGCGCTGCGCACCGTGGCACTCATTGACCGCGATCACAAGCGTTTTCCCGTAAAGGCCGATTATGTGGGGCTACACCTGAGCACCACGCTACAGGAACACGTGCGCGTGGAACTGAATGGCGAAATGGCGGTTTATTTGGAGTGAACCTCCCCCAACCCCTCCCAAGGAGGGGAGCAGTCTCTTTGAACCAACGTTGCAAATTCCCACCAACACTCCCCTTTCGAGAGGGGGAGTGGCCGAAGGCCGAGGGGGTCAAAACCTAATTCTTATTTGAGTTGAGCCACCAACTCCTCCACATCCAGATTCACCCCATTTACCACCACATTGGCGCGGCTGTAAAAAGGCTCCCGTTTCTCCAACTGCTTCTCCACTTTCTCCAGCATCTTTTCGGCAGATAGTCCTTTCAGAATGGGGCGTTCGTCCTTACTTGCCAGCACACGGTCTACAATGGCCTTGGGTGCCATCTGTAGGTAAACGGTGGTTCCCGCTCCGTTCATTTCATCCATCGATTCGAAGAAACAGGGCGTGCCACCGCCTGTGGCCATCACAAAACCGTCCTTCTCCAACCACTTGCGCAGTTCGGTCTGCTCCCGCTTGCGGAAAGCCATCTCCCCTTCTGTCTTGAAGATCTCTGGAATGGACATACCTGCCGTTTTCTCGATCTCGGCATCCAGATCCACCACGGTAAGGTCCAATGCCTTGGCCAATTTCTTTGCGGCCGTGGACTTGCCGCTGGCCATATATCCTATGAGGAAAACCTTCATATTGATTTACGATTTACGATTGATGATTTGAGAAATGATTGAACCGCAAGTTTACGCTGAGAATACTGAGTCCTTCTCTGTGAATCTCCATCTCTTCTTTATTCTCTGTGCAATAATTCCTGATACCTGAAAGCTGATGACCTGAAACCTATTTAGGTAGATCACCTTCTTTCTCAATGGTCTTAATCACCTGCCTGTCTACAAACCCCGGAAGCAGCTTGCTGAGGTAATACGACAGTTTTCCTTCGCGGGTAAGCACCACGCGCTGCTTGCGGTTCTTCACCCCGTTGTAAATGTGGTCGGCCACCTCCTCCGAGGTCATCATCCGACCCTCATCGCGTGGCGATTCTCCCTGACTGCTGCCATCTGCCACCAAGGCCGCCTTGCGGATGTTGCTCTCGGTGTAACCCGGATTCACGATCATGACGTGCAGCCCCGTATTGTGGTTCTCCAAGCGCAACGCCTTCAGAAAGCCCTCCATCGCAAACTTGGATGCCGAATAACCCGTGCGTCCAGGAAGTCCCTGATATCCGGCCACCGAAGAGATGCCCACCACCGAACCGTTGTACTTCAGCAGTTGCTTCAGCGCGTACTTGGTGCAATACACCGTGCCGAAGAAGTTCACCTCCATCAACTGGCGGATCACAGTCAGGTCGAGATGCAGGAAGAACGCCCGCATGCTGATGCCCGCATTGTTGATGAGCACATCGATGCGGCCGTATTTGTTCAGCGTCTCGTTGATTATGCGCACGCAATCCGTCTCGTTGGCCACATCGCCCTGCACGGTGATCACCTCGATGTTCTTGGCGCGGAGTTCCTCGGCCGCAACTTCCAGATTCTCGGCATTTCTGCCTGTGATGCAGATGCGTCCGCCCTCGCGACCGAACCGCTCAGCACACGCCTTGCCGATTCCCGAGCTCCCGCCCGTTATCAGCACTACTTTATCCTTGATGAATGACATGGGGCAAAAGTAGGTTTATTGGGTGGTCGGTTAACAGGCGACTGTATACGGCTCAATTGACAAATGTCAATTCGTACGTTCATTCTTGCTATGTTCGCTGAAATTCAATTTTGCATGGAAATCGTTGAGGTCAAGGACAAGCAGCAGGAGAACGAATGGGTGCTCTTCCCCACCCGATTGTACAAGGATGACCCGCTTTACATCCGCCCCATCGATCAGGAGACCAAAGATGTTTTCGACCCGAAGACCAACCGCTTCTTCAATTATGAGAATAGCGCGGCCATCCGTTGGCTGCTGCAAAAGGACGGCAAGACCATCGG
This genomic interval carries:
- a CDS encoding phosphoribosyltransferase; translated protein: MSAVQTVVLNETQINQKIDRLAFEIYENHYDEKEIIVGGIAGMGYTLAELLCERLKNFSDIKVTLVSVKIDKENPLGGDPSVELEKADVEDKVVILVDDVLNSGKTLIYGIKYFLEVRLKALRTVALIDRDHKRFPVKADYVGLHLSTTLQEHVRVELNGEMAVYLE
- a CDS encoding AAA family ATPase, coding for MKVFLIGYMASGKSTAAKKLAKALDLTVVDLDAEIEKTAGMSIPEIFKTEGEMAFRKREQTELRKWLEKDGFVMATGGGTPCFFESMDEMNGAGTTVYLQMAPKAIVDRVLASKDERPILKGLSAEKMLEKVEKQLEKREPFYSRANVVVNGVNLDVEELVAQLK
- a CDS encoding SDR family oxidoreductase; amino-acid sequence: MKDKVVLITGGSSGIGKACAERFGREGGRICITGRNAENLEVAAEELRAKNIEVITVQGDVANETDCVRIINETLNKYGRIDVLINNAGISMRAFFLHLDLTVIRQLMEVNFFGTVYCTKYALKQLLKYNGSVVGISSVAGYQGLPGRTGYSASKFAMEGFLKALRLENHNTGLHVMIVNPGYTESNIRKAALVADGSSQGESPRDEGRMMTSEEVADHIYNGVKNRKQRVVLTREGKLSYYLSKLLPGFVDRQVIKTIEKEGDLPK